The Humulus lupulus chromosome 7, drHumLupu1.1, whole genome shotgun sequence region TTTTGAACCCCACgagttttttcctaaaaaaaaatgAAGCTTTTAAATTCGAAATGGTCAACtctaatatattatataaattacTACGTTCCTTACTATACATGAGATTATAGTCCTTATATTTTGCTTTCCACATTAGAAATAACTTGTCAGCAAAATTGTGGTGCATTAATTTCTTTTAGCAATTTCTGTCACAAATATCAGAATATTTTTTTATGGTTAAATGTGTTAAGCTATAGTATTGTTTTGCTTAGATGTTAAATCTTTCGAACGCAAATATAATAGTAAAAAGCCAATGAGAgggaaaatatttatttttatgttaatttattttttaaattgagGGACATTTTTCGTTTTTTTCTTTGACAAAAAGACCAATATCCTATATATAGGAAACTTGAATGAATTGAGGCACATTTTGAGTCATGAGGGGCTTGTTTAATCAGAAAAATGATTTAATTCttagatattttttcaaatggaAACCAAAAGACTCAGCCTCTAAGTCAAGTAGTACTTCATCTCCATAATTCAACtaagtattaaatattaataaattagttaattttatttaattttttattttaaaatattgccGACATAACTACTTTAGGTTattgttttttaaaattcaattcATGCTAAACAAGGGAACTActtgaaatattatttattttctgtCTCACATTGTCTAGGTGagacttaattattttatctggTGCAACAGTTTTATATACCATTGCTGGCACCATCAAATATGTAAGCAGAAAAAGCTCTCTATCTTATATCTCCTCTTCAAGTAAACTTATGTAATCCAAGTTTGTCATCATGTACAAGACTCAAATCAACTCATATTTCAATCAATTTTCAAAGAACATGTCAAAATATGAAGGTTTCTTTACTCTATTTTTCCGCGGTTGAATCTCTCTTGTCTTCTCTTTTAATCTACTTCATATGATCCTATGTATTTACTAGTTACATCAACTAAACCAGCTACAAGTTTTTATCAACTATCTGGCATAGGCCAGTGGCAATATAACACATAGAAAACTTCGAACATATATTTTTGTCCCTCGAATTATTGACTCTTCTCGTTTTTGTCTCCCTTAAAAAATTTCAGCTGTTTGAGATCACATTTTATGTTGTGTTATGTTTTGttctgtcaaaaaaaaaaaactataacgCTGTACAAATTTTAACATAAATTcgggaaaaaataataataattcatcaAAGTATTTTTTAGATGAAAGTAACAAAATGGGGTTTTTCTAATAACTAGAATCTTCAAACTGCATATTTGCAACGCGAAAATATTTAAGAAGCAAAAATCGAACAATCTAaaatttagaaaaagaaaaaaaaagttatgcACTGACTATGCAATGATCTAAGAACAGTGACAAATGAAACCAAGTGGAATAacaactaatcaattaattaaggaCTTGGTTTGTGCCCTGGCCTTTCAGTGTTTTCAAATCGTAAGCACGTCCAAATCATTTTAcagaagaaaataaaataaaataaaacatggtATGGTATGGTATGGTATCACTGTTCTGCTGTCCTTTTATTTCTATGGAGTTGCAATAAGAGCGGTTTTCTATTTCAGATGTTTGCATGTTCACATCAGAGACCAAGCCTTAATTATAGAAAATCAAATGGATTTAGTAGAAAATTTCCTTTGGTTCACATAAGCATAGACATCTGGAGTGAAATTGAAGTaaataaaacctaacaaaatAACATATTTGCTTGAAAaggtaaacaaaataaaaaataaaaaaaattaagttacaGGAGTGGGTGAAGAAACCTCAAAGTTGACTGATTCAGAGATTAAAATGACCAGTTCAATGTTGTAAGTTTCCTTCTGGAAGAAAAACTTTGTTTAACTTAAATAATTAATGTGTATAAGCAATTTATGGTCAAGTCTATCAACGATGTTAATGACAACATAGTCACTAACCAAATATATACCAAGTCTTCTATGGAGAAAAAGAAAACCATAGTCTCTTATCTCTTACCTGAAGTAATAAAAACTAGTTCAGGAACttccatctataaataggagtgTTCGAGTCCATATTTATCAAACCTCACTCAAGTAACAGAAAATAGAACTTGAAGAGATTTTTATAGCATAATTATCAAGCATGAAAGGtgttcatttttttctttcacttGCTGCCTTGGCTTTGGCAGCCTCCATAGCCTCTGCCTCTGACCCAAGCCCTCTCCAAGACTTCTGTGTGGCAGTAGATGAGCCCCACAAAGCTTGTACATTTACATTTCTTTCATTACAAACAATTTATAGCGTTTTTCTATATCATTAACTTACAATTATTTTATATCTATAACTAGTGAGTGACCCAATGCTAACAATTTTTTTCTTGTCAAGCAGTGTTTGTGAATGGGAAATTCTGCAAGGATCCCATGCTTGCCAAGGCTGAGGATTTCTTCTTTTCTGGGCTCAACGTTCCAAGAGACACACACAACCCAGTTGGATCTAATGTGACACAACTGAATGTGGACAAGATCCCAGGACTCAACACTCTTGGAATAACATTGGTTCGCATTGACTATGCACCATATGGCCAGAACCCACCTCACACTCATCCTCGTGGCTCTGAGATCCTAGTTGTTGCCAAGGGAACTCTCTACGTGGGCTTTGTGTCATCGAACCAAGACGGAAACCGGCTATTTACCAAGGTTTTGAAAGAGGGAGATGTATTTGTGTTCCCAATAGGTATGATTCACTTTCAGTTCAATCCAGAACATGCTCCAGCAGTTGCCTTTGCTGGTCTGAGCAGCCAAAACGCAGGAACCATTACCATTGCAAACTCGGTGTTTGGATCAAATCCTGCCATTAACCCTGATGTCCTTGCCAAGGCTTTCCAAGTTGACAAGAATGTGATTGACAAACTTCAAAAGCAGTTTTGGTATGATAACGACAACTAAACATGCCAATGAGAAGAGAAGCTATGAGCTAAATAATATTTTCTATactttatttgttttgtgttatgCAATAAAATAGTATGGTCATGATTGTACCTCACTGATCTTACTAAAAATCCATGTAATCTCTCATTCTTGTCTGGTTCTAATAAAATATTCTCCTTATATATACACACAGATTTAACGAATAAGTAGATCAATCATTTTGCCCCATTTAAGTTACATTGATATGTTATATCAATGTAGCCTATGGCTCATATTGAAACACTAGTACTCCTCTTGGAAAAAGGTGCAGGCTACATGCCACAGCCATAATTTTCATCTAAATAGATTAGTCAAAGTtgacatttattatatataaaaaaaaaaagtacaccATATATAAGGCTTTGGAAAATATTTGCCGGGAGAGTTTTTTAAATTAGTTAGAATTTTCTGTTCACAATCTAATTTTCTTGCTTTTTGAGGTCTACTGCTATTAATTAAATCTATACATTCAAATTTGTTTGTTTGGGATATTCTGTATAGATGGGTCATTTAATCTTTTCCTACCGAATCctcattttatattaatatttctaATGATAACACTACAAAAAGAACAATATCATGTAGAcaacaaataaatataatataatatttcaaacATAACAAAAAGATATAAGATAAAAACAGTTAAACGTAATATTCTTTTACTTTGTGTCTGATAGTCAACGATCATAAATTCTTTCAAGAAAATTGAAAGTTACTTATATAATTTTCTCTCATAACTAACCACGCCTAAAAGAGACGAACAATGTAAGTATTTTCATGCATGGACTTTATATTTGGAAAATTTAACATTCAACCATAATATATTTCATATTTGAGTAACTAAATTCTCTACCATGGAAGGGATAATTTAAGTATTatgaaaaatttaaaaacaacaaTATATTATTGGCAATGATGCAATAAAAGAATTGGACCTAAAATAGTTTTTTTAGTTGCAGtcaccattttttatattttgtaacaCTTAGGTACCAAAAGTTGATTTTGTAGTTCCTAACTTTTTTAAATTGTATCATTTAGAGATCCGTTAATGCTATTTTTATTTACTTGGTATGAGCGTagaatattatttttcttttgagtGAGAGGGATGATTTTTCTTGCACCAGTAACAGATCTATTTATAGATAGAAGTATCTGATGAACTAGTATATCATACAACTACAAGTGGATAGAAGGTTCATCAtttaaaaaagtatatatatagaaGACTTGGTAAATTTTGATACAATATATGACTACTATGTAGTTGTTAATATAATATACTAAGGATATTGTCCATGATTCAACTACTCTAACAGATGTAATTTTTTGAACCCCACGAGTTTTTGCCTAAAAAAAAATGAAGCTTTTAAATTCGAAATGGTCAACtctaatatattatataaattacTACGTTCCTTACTATACATGAGATTATAGTCCTTATATTTTGCTTTCCACATTAGAAATAACTTGTCAGCAAAATTGTGGTGCATTAATTTCTTTTAGCAATTTCTGTCACAAATATCAGAATATTTTTTTATGGTTAAATGTGTTAAGCTATAGTATTGTTTTGCTTAGATGTTAAATCTTTCGAACGCAAATATAATTGTAAAAAGCCAATGAGAgggaaaatatttatttttatgttaatttattttttaaattgagggacatttttctttttttctttgacAAAAAGACCAATATCCTATATATAGGAAACTTGAATGAATTGAGGCACATTTTGAGTCATGAGGGGCTTGTTTAATCAGAAAAATGATTTAATTCttagatattttttcaaatggaAACCAAAAGACTCAGCCTCTAAGTCAAGTAGTACTTCATCTCCATAATTCAACtaagtattaaatattaataaattagttaattttatttaattttttattttaaaatattgccGACATAACTACTTTAGGTTattgttttttaaaattcaattcATGCTAAACAAGGGAACTActtgaaatattatttattttctgtCTCACATTGTCTAGGTGagacttaattattttatctggTGCAACAGTTTTATATACCATTGCTGGCACCATCAAATATGTAAGCAGAAAAAGCTCTCTATCTTATATCTCCTCTTCAAGTAAACTTATGTAATCCAAGTTTGTCATCATGTACAAGACTCAAATCAACTCATATTTCAATCAATTTTCAAAGAACATGTCAAAATATGAAGGTTTCTTTACTCTATTTTTCCGCGGTTGAATCTCTCTTGTCTTCTCTTTTAATCTACTTCATATGATCCTATGTATTTACTAGTTACATCAACTAAACCAGCTACAAGTTTTTATCAACTATCTGGCATAGGCCAGTGGCAATATAACACATAGAAAACTTCGAACATATATTTTTGTCCCTCGAATTATTGACTCTTCTCGTTTTTGTCTCCCTTAAAAAATTTCAGCTGTTTGAGATCACATTTTATGTTGTGTTATGTTTTGttctgtcaaaaaaaaaaaactataacgCTGTACAAATTTTAACATAAATTcgggaaaaaataataataattcatcaAAGTATTTTTTAGATGAAAGTAACAAAATGGGGTTTTTCTAATAACTAGAATCTTCAAACTGCATATTTGCAACGCGAAAATATTTAAGAAGCAAAAATCGAACAATCTAaaatttagaaaaagaaaaaaaaagttatgcACTGACTATGCAATGATCTAAGAACAGTGACAAATGAAACCAAGTGGAATAacaactaatcaattaattaaggaCTTGGTTTGTGCCCTGGCCTTTCAGTGTTTTCAAATCGTAAGCACGTCCAAATCATTTTAcagaagaaaataaaataaaataaaacatggtATGGTATGGTATGGTATGGTATCACTGTTCTGCTGTCCTTTTATTTCTATGGAGTTGCAATAAGAGCGGTTTTCTATTTCAGATGTTTGCATGTTCACATCAGAGACCAAGCCATAATTATAGAAAATCAAATGGATTTAGTAGAAAATTTCCTTTGGTTCACATAACCATAGACATCTGGAGTGAAATTGAAGTaaataaaacctaacaaaatAACATATTTGCTTGAAGaggtaaacaaaataaaaaattaagttaCAGGAGTGGGTGAAGAAACCTCAAAGTTGACTGATTCAAAGATTAAAATGACCAGTTCAATGTTGTAAGTTTCCTTCTGGAAGAAAAACTTTGTTTAACTTAAATAATTAATGTGTATAAGCAATTTATGGTCAAGTCTATCAACGATGTTAATGACAACATAGTCACAAATTTATACCAAGTCTTCTATGGAGACAAAAAACCAGTCTCTTATCTCTTACCTGAAGTAATAATAAAGACTAGTTCAGGAACTTCCATCTATAAGTAGGAGTGTTCGAGTCCATATTTATCAAACCTCACTCAAGTAACAGAAAATAGAACTTGAAGAGATTTTTATAGCATAATTGTCAAGCATGAAAAGTGTTCATTTTTTTCTTGCACTTGCTGCCTTGGCTTTAGCAGCCTCCATAGCCTCTGCCTCCGACCCAAGCCCTCTCCAAGACTTCTGTGTGGCCGTAGATGAGCCCCACAAAGCTTGTACGTTTACATTTCTTTCATTACAAACATTTTATAGCGTTTTTCTATATCATTAACTTACAATTATTTTATATCTATAACTAGTGAGTGACCCAATACTAACAATTTTTTTCTTGTCAAGCAGTGTTTGTGAATGGGAAATTCTGCAAGGATCCCAAGCTTGCCAAGGCTGAGGATTTCTTCTTTTCTGGGGTCAACGTTCCGAGAGACACACACAACCCAGTTGGATCTAATGTGACACAACTGAATGTGGACAAGATCCCAGGACTCAACACTCTTGGAATAACATTGGTTCGCATTGACTATGCACCATATGGCCAGAACCCACCTCACACTCATCCTCGTGGCTCTGAGATCCTAGTTGTTGCCAAGGGAACTCTCTACGTGGGCTTTGTGTCATCGAACCAAGATGGAAACCGGCTATTTACCAAGGTTTTGAAAGAGGGAGATGTATTTGTGTTCCCAATAGGTATGATTCACTTTCAGTTCAATCCAGAACATGCTCCAGCAGTTGCCTTTGCTGGTCTGAGCAGCCAAAACGCAGGAACCATTACCATTGCAAACTCGGTGTTTGGATCAAATCCTGCCATTAACCCTGATGTCCTTGCTAAGGCTTTCCAAGTTGACAAGAATGTGATTGACAAACTTCAAAAGCAGTTTTGGTATGATAACGACAACTAAACATGCCAATGAGAAGAGAAGCTATGAGCTAAATAATATTTTCTATACTTTATTTGTTGTGTTATGCAATAAAATAGTATGGTCATGATTGTACCTCACTGATCTTACTAAAAATCCATGTAATCTCTCATTCTTGTCTCCTTATATATACACACAGATTTAACGAATAAGTAGATCAATCATTTAGCCCCATTTAAGTTACATTGATATGTTATATTAATGTAGCCTATGGCTCATATTGAAACACTAGTACTCCTCTTGGAAAAAGGTGCAGGCTACATGCCACAGCCATAATTTTCATCTAAATAGATTAGTCAAAGTTGacatttattatataaaaaaaaaaagtacaccATATATAAGGCTTTGGAAAATATTTGCCGGGAGAGTTTTTTAAATTAGTTAGAATTTTCTGTTCACAATCTAATTTTCTTGCTTTTTGAGGTCTACTGTTATTAATTAAATCTATACATTCAAATTTTTCCTACCGAAGCctcattttatattaatatttctaATGATAACACTACAAAAAGAACAATATCATGTAgacaataaataaatataatataatatttcaaacATAGAAAAATGATATAAGATAAAAACAGTTAAACCTAATATTCTTTTACTTTGTGTCTGATAGTCAACGATCATAAATTCTTTCAAGAAAATTGAAAATTACTTATATAATTTTCTCTCATAACTAACCACGCCCAAAAGGGAAGAACAATGTAAATATGATCATGCATGGACTTTATATTTGGAAAATTTAACATTCAACCATAATATATTTCATATTTGAGTAACTAAATTCTCTACCATGGAAGGGATAATTTAAGTATTATGAAAAATTTAAAAACGACAATATATTATTGGCAATGATGCAATAAGAGAATTGGACATAAAATAGTTCTTTTAGTTGCAGTcacaattttttatattttgtaacaCTTAGGTACCAAAAGTTGATTTTATAGTTCCTAACTTTTTTAAATTGTATCCTTTAGAGGTCAgtaaatgttatttttatttcttatgaaatacaaaaaaaaatattttcattgaattttttaaaatgttttaatatttttataaattaaattaaagaaaattttcaattaatattaaaatattttttaaaaatgccatgaattttttttcaatgttATGTTTGGTAATGTatccatatcccggttttttgtaaggaaaataagttagattatatgtgtttatatgtttatgttagagcactcccaatggaggaggtaaaatatctaattatttataatacagagaaaaaattattaaatagtcTTCTATTGGGtgatgtaaaattatattttttttacctaaatgaatagtatttctctatatgtagtaaaatactattcatcaagctataaatattttattatttttgtataaacttttgtatatatatgagtgtgatactattgcatttaattattttatttcttaaaatgaataaaatattttttaaaaatataatatttaaatgatgtagataaaaaatagagaagctaatatatagtataatgtaaaagtttgaggtaaattataaaaaaaaatatgttttggtggtgtattttgtaatacactttctctataatatttagctaaaactcacaaaaacatcttccatcagctcatttatacatatatttataatagatatgcacaaactccaattaatcaaTATCTAcctttacataacatttacatatctttt contains the following coding sequences:
- the LOC133789449 gene encoding germin-like protein subfamily 1 member 17, with protein sequence MKGVHFFLSLAALALAASIASASDPSPLQDFCVAVDEPHKASVFVNGKFCKDPMLAKAEDFFFSGLNVPRDTHNPVGSNVTQLNVDKIPGLNTLGITLVRIDYAPYGQNPPHTHPRGSEILVVAKGTLYVGFVSSNQDGNRLFTKVLKEGDVFVFPIGMIHFQFNPEHAPAVAFAGLSSQNAGTITIANSVFGSNPAINPDVLAKAFQVDKNVIDKLQKQFWYDNDN
- the LOC133789450 gene encoding germin-like protein subfamily 1 member 17 → MKSVHFFLALAALALAASIASASDPSPLQDFCVAVDEPHKALFVNGKFCKDPKLAKAEDFFFSGVNVPRDTHNPVGSNVTQLNVDKIPGLNTLGITLVRIDYAPYGQNPPHTHPRGSEILVVAKGTLYVGFVSSNQDGNRLFTKVLKEGDVFVFPIGMIHFQFNPEHAPAVAFAGLSSQNAGTITIANSVFGSNPAINPDVLAKAFQVDKNVIDKLQKQFWYDNDN